One region of Ostrinia nubilalis chromosome 14, ilOstNubi1.1, whole genome shotgun sequence genomic DNA includes:
- the LOC135077990 gene encoding persulfide dioxygenase ETHE1, mitochondrial — MLQKLTGPSLRVARVYLTSSASLHIRMMSSAAEKGSNFFFRQLFDTVSSTYTYLLADQTAKEAVLIDPVLEHAERDATLLQQLGFKLLFAMNTHMHADHVTGTGKLKSLLPGTKSVIGQASGAQADIHLVDGDLVKFGDYQLLATATPGHTNGCLTYICHDQGIAFTGDTLLIRGCGRTDFQEGSSEGLYNSVHQKIFTLPDHYTLYPAHDYRGQTATTVGEEKKYNPRLTKSLEEFINIMDTLNLPYPKMIDKAIPANKVCGLYEVKND; from the exons ATGCTGCAGAAACTAACCGGCCCTAGTTTGAGAGTGGCGAGGGTGTATCTAACGTCAAGCGCGTCGTTACACATAAGGATGATGTCGTCGGCCGCTGAAAAGGGATCCAACTTCTTTTTTAGGCAG CTTTTCGATACAGTTAGCAGCACCTACACTTACCTGCTGGCCGACCAGACTGCCAAAGAGGCGGTGCTCATCGACCCGGTGCTGGAGCATGCTGAGAGGGACGCCACTCTTCTTCAACAGCTGGGGTTCAAACTGCTGTTTGCCA TGAACACCCACATGCACGCAGACCACGTAACCGGCACGGGCAAGCTCAAGTCCCTATTACCAGGCACTAAGAGCGTGATTGGCCAGGCGTCTGGCGCTCAGGCGGATATCCACTTGGTAGACGGCGACCTGGTGAAGTTCGGCGACTATCAGCTCTTGGCGACCGCCACTCCTGGACACACTAATGGATGCTTGACTTATATTTGTCATGATCAG GGCATAGCGTTCACAGGCGACACGCTCCTAATCCGAGGCTGTGGCCGGACAGATTTCCAGGAGGGCTCCTCTGAGGGCCTGTACAACTCTGTCCACCAGAAGATATTCACCCTGCCGGACCATTACACCCTGTATCCTGCCCACGACTACAGAGGACAGACGGCCACCACGGTGGGAGAGGAGAAGAAATACAATCCGAGGTTGACAAAGTCGTTGGAGGAGTTCATAAACATCATGGACACTTTGAATCTGCCGTACCCTAAGATGATTG ATAAGGCGATCCCCGCGAACAAAGTATGTGGGCTATATGAAGTAAAAAATGACTAA